A portion of the Chiroxiphia lanceolata isolate bChiLan1 chromosome 10, bChiLan1.pri, whole genome shotgun sequence genome contains these proteins:
- the LOC116791767 gene encoding uncharacterized protein LOC116791767, with amino-acid sequence MESLDTEVRARKTLGTVEYVESSGFAQGVLPTRKDVVQNMLYLLQPKRAGQAQRSKEDAAQLLAEHLQEHWLVCNLHTIATQNIKKLILKMYEEFTRLYQTRKQRQNQKFSDRADKFNESSEKLFDVFCTDTQMRDKLEEYSGIKMTSIEWKFLEDQRSERKMYYEDFTEKQELKMMERRQKIQCLEHFRKLAREEKEGRKAKARDRGEEQSDEGTSVDESYPAEEENGGAPAFSLRGRRKRRCTASTTAPLEGEHIRMSIRRVRPGFYETVEKVKNC; translated from the coding sequence ATGGAATCACTGGACACCGAGGTGCGGGCACGCAAGACTCTGGGCACTGTGGAGTACGTGGAGTCGTCGGGCTTCGCGCAGGGGGTGCTGCCCACCAGGAAGGATGTGGTGCAGAACATGCTGTACCTGCTGCAGCCCAAGAGGGCCGGCCAGGCCCAGCGCTCCAAGGAGGACGCGgcacagctgctggcagagcaccTGCAGGAGCACTGGCTGGTCTGCAACCTGCACACCATCGCCACGCAGAACATAAAGAAACTCATCCTCAAAATGTACGAGGAGTTCACCAGGTTGTACCAGACCAGGAAGCAAAGACAGAACCAGAAGTTCTCCGATCGGGCCGACAAATTCAACGAGAGCTCAGAGAAGCTCTTTGATGTGTtctgcacagacacacaaatgAGGGATAAACTGGAGGAGTACAGTGGGATAAAAATGACCAGCATCGAGTGGAAGTTTCTGGAAGACCAGAGGAGCGAGAGAAAAATGTACTACGAAGATTTCACAgagaagcaggagctgaagATGATGGAGAGAAGGCAGAAGATCCAGTGTCTGGAGCACTTCAGGAAGCTCgccagggaggagaaggaggggaggaaggcgAAGGCGAGGGACCGGGGCGAGGAGCAGTCGGACGAGGGCACGAGCGTGGACGAGTCGTACCCCGCGGAGGAGGAGAACGGCGGCGCCCCGGCCTTCTCGCTGCGGGGCCGGCGCAAGCGCCGCTGCACCGCCAGCACCACCGCGCCCCTGGAGGGCGAGCACATACGGATGAGCATCCGCAGGGTCAGGCCTGGCTTCTACGAGACTGTGGAGAAGGTGAAGAACTGCTAG
- the SCLY gene encoding selenocysteine lyase isoform X2 produces MGAGTELAEARCDPSEGRVYLDHNATTPLAPEAAQAVQDALTQAWGNPSSAHPAGRKAKELIGRARESLAQMVGARPEDIVFTSGGTEANNMVIHTARRHFLESQTEDSPGTPHIVTSSVEHDSIRLPLEQLSKDSLAEATFVPVSPQSGRAEVDDVLAAIRPNTCLVSLMLANNETGVIMPVAELSQRIRALNQRRAGQGLPRVLLHTDAAQMIGKGRVDVQELGVDYLTIVGHKFYGPRIGALYVRGPGSTAPLHPLLFGGGQERSFRPGTENTPMIAGLGQAAELVSKNWEAYEAHMRDVRDYLEARLEASFGKERIHFNSRFKGSKRLCNTSNFSILGPGLQGHRVLAHCKVLLASVGAACHSDKGERPSPILLGCGIPPAVAQNALRLSVGRHTSRADVDLAVQDLLQAVAQLEQHHAP; encoded by the exons ATGGGCgctgggacagagctggcagaggcacGTTGTGACCCGTCTGAGGG GAGGGTGTACCTGGACCACAACGCCACTACCCCGCTGGCCCCCGAGGCAGCCCAGGCCGTGCAGGATGCCCTGACCCAGGCTTGGGGCAACCCTAGCAGCGC TCAtcctgcaggcaggaaggcCAAGGAGCTGATCGGCAGAGCCAGGGAGAGCCTGGCACAGATGGTGGGGGCCCGGCCTGAGGACATCGTGTTCACCTCAGGGGGCACCGAG GCCAACAACATGGTGATCCACACCGCCCGCAGGCACTTCCTCGAGAGCCAGACCGAGGACAGCCCGGGGACACCGCACATCGTGACATCCAGTGTGGAGCACGACTCCATCCGcctgcccctggagcagctgagcaaGGACAGCCTGGCAG AAGCCACCTTTGTGCCCGTGTCCCCGCAGAGCGGGCGGGCCGAGGTGGACGATGTCCTCGCTGCCATCCGGCCCAACACCTGCCTGGTGTCCCTCATGTTGGCCAACAACGAGACCGGCGTCATCATG CCCGTGGCGGAGCTGAGCCAGCGCATCAGAGCCCTCAACCAGCGCAGggcggggcaggggctgccccgggTGCTGCTGCACACGGACGCGGCCCAGATGATCGGCAAGGGGCGTGTGGACGTGCAGGAGCTGGGCGTGGACTATCTCACCATCGTGGGGCACAAG TTCTATGGCCCCCGCATCGGTGCCCTGTACGTGCGCGGCCCCGGCAGCACggcccccctgcaccccctgctCTTCGGGGGGGGACAGGAGAGGAGCTTCCGCCCAGG CACCGAGAACACCCCGATGATCGCTGGCCTGGGCCAG GCTGCAGAGTTGGTGAGCAAGAACTGGGAGGCCTACGAGGCTCATATGCGGGATGTCCGTGATTACCtggaggccaggctggag GCCTcctttgggaaggagaggatCCACTTCAACAGTCGCTTTAAGGGCTCCAAGCGACTCTGCAACACCTCTAACTTCTCCATCCTGGGACCAGGCCTCCAAG ggcacagggtgCTGGCTCACTGCAAGGTGCTGCTGGCCAGCGTGGGGGCCGCCTGCCACTCGGACAAGGGGGAGCG GCCCTCCCCGatcctgctgggctgtgggatcCCCCCCGCCGTGGCACAGAACGCCCTGCGGCTCAGCGTGGGCCGGCACACCTCGCGGGCAGACGTGGACCTGGCGGTGCAGGACCTGCTGCAGGcggtggcacagctggagcagcaccacGCTCCGTAG
- the AIRE gene encoding autoimmune regulator, giving the protein MAGPGGDGDLRRLLKLHRTEIAMAVDDVFPLLHGLADHDVVPEHMFKETLSRAEREGSQRAFHALLTWLLGRDAAALRDFWAVLFKDYNLERYARLRPVRGAFPREAELGRQRRGRRLSPSPTAPAPHRPQGKRKAPEERDKARAAQPSPRHTTSPGPLAKAKTAKKPEGADTPRTPRAGALQAVAASVQRAVAVAGGEVPISRGAIEGILIKHVLEPGSSRTGSRAGNEPYAQVVRDELGARSRSHSLKPPAQPKASQSNREPQLHPQGQLPVPTMYSQEPAPLQENEDECAACGDGGELICCDGCPRAFHLTCLVPPLPRVPSGTWRCGSCVTSVAEPGQLPEADVAVQRPPEIVREEGCDTRLGGADGSVCSRCFTQIPTPQHCPAPSAEPRGLLLCTSCARTPDMGSLDTTTAAGDQPAQAAKAEEGALSSDPVLSRDELDALLGEGTWDGILQWAFQSMARPLADTHGLLA; this is encoded by the exons ATGGCAGGGCCGGGGGGCGACGGGGACCTGCGGCGCCTGCTGAAGCTGCACCGCACCGAGATTGCCATGGCCGTGGACGACGTGTTCCCGCTGCTGCACGGCCTGGCTGACCACGACGTGGTCCCCGAGCATATGTTCAAG GAGACGCTGAGCCGGGCGGAGCGGGAGGGCTCCCAGCGCGCTTTCCACGCACTGCTCACCTGGCTGCTGGGCCGAGACGCCGCCGCCCTGCGCGACTTCTGGGCCGTGCTCTTCAAGGACTACAACCTGGAGCGCTACGCTCGGCTCCGGCCCGTCCGCGGCGCCTTCCCCAGAG AGGCGGAGCTGGGTCGGCAGCGCCGTGGCAGGCGtctgtcccccagccccacggCACCGGCCCCACACAGACCCCAAGGCAAGAGGAAAGCCCCTGAGGAGCGGGACAAGGCCcgggcagcacagccctccccaCGGCACACCACCAGTCCCG GGCCCCTGGCAAAGGCAAAGACTGCGAAGAAGCCCGAGGGCGCAGATACCCCCCGCACCCCTCGTGCCGGCG CCCTCCAGGCAGTGGCTGCCTCAGTGCAGAGAGCAGTGGCTGTGGCGGGTGGTGAGGTGCCCATCAGCCGTGGGGCCATCGAGGGCATCCTCATCAAACACGTGCTGGAGCCAG gcagctccaggacaggcagcagagctgggaatgagccATATGCCCAGGTTGTCCGCGACGAGCTGGGGGCCAGGAGCAGAAGCCACAGCCTGaagccccctgcccagcccaaagCATCCCAAAGT AACAGGGAACCTCAGCTGCACCCCCAGGGCCAGCTGCCAGTGCCCACCATGTACAGCCAGGAGCCTGCACCCCTCCAG GAGAATGAGGACGAGTGTGCAGCCTGTGGTGACGGCGGTGAGCTCATCTGCTGTGATGGCTGCCCCAGGGCCTTCCACCTCACCTGCCTGGTGCCCCCGCTGCCCCGTGTCCCCAG TGGGACATGGCGATGTGGCTCCTGTGTGACGAGTGTGGCTGAGCCggggcagctgccagaggcagaTGTGGCTGTGCAGCGACCTCCTGAGATtgtgagggaggagggatgtgaTACCCGGCTGGGTGGAGCTGATGGGAGTGTCTGTAGCCGCTGCTTCACCCAGATCCCCACCCCCCAACACTGTCCTGCTCCCAGTGCAGAGCCCAG ggggctgctgctctgcacatcCTGCGCACGCACCCCGGACATGGGCAGCCTGGacaccaccacagcagctggTGACCAACCGGCCCAGGCAGCCAAG gcagaggaaggagccCTCAGCAGTGACCCTGTGCTGAGCCGGGATGAGCTCGATGCGCTCCTGGGTGAG GGCACGTGGGATGGGATCTTGCAGTGGGCATTCCAGAGCATGGCACGGCCCCTGGCAGACACACACGGGCTCCTCGCCTAG
- the SCLY gene encoding selenocysteine lyase isoform X1: protein MGAGTELAEARCDPSEGRVYLDHNATTPLAPEAAQAVQDALTQAWGNPSSAHPAGRKAKELIGRARESLAQMVGARPEDIVFTSGGTEANNMVIHTARRHFLESQTEDSPGTPHIVTSSVEHDSIRLPLEQLSKDSLAEATFVPVSPQSGRAEVDDVLAAIRPNTCLVSLMLANNETGVIMPVAELSQRIRALNQRRAGQGLPRVLLHTDAAQMIGKGRVDVQELGVDYLTIVGHKFYGPRIGALYVRGPGSTAPLHPLLFGGGQERSFRPGTENTPMIAGLGQAAELVSKNWEAYEAHMRDVRDYLEARLEASFGKERIHFNSRFKGSKRLCNTSNFSILGPGLQGHRVLAHCKVLLASVGAACHSDKGERGHNSSCQLLLLLKETVVGAAVTEPVPEEPCPPDTGGQRRGKTWVSHRPGLAGVREPALRGIHRNKSNCCCCGFFQVKCVFHGGSWSG, encoded by the exons ATGGGCgctgggacagagctggcagaggcacGTTGTGACCCGTCTGAGGG GAGGGTGTACCTGGACCACAACGCCACTACCCCGCTGGCCCCCGAGGCAGCCCAGGCCGTGCAGGATGCCCTGACCCAGGCTTGGGGCAACCCTAGCAGCGC TCAtcctgcaggcaggaaggcCAAGGAGCTGATCGGCAGAGCCAGGGAGAGCCTGGCACAGATGGTGGGGGCCCGGCCTGAGGACATCGTGTTCACCTCAGGGGGCACCGAG GCCAACAACATGGTGATCCACACCGCCCGCAGGCACTTCCTCGAGAGCCAGACCGAGGACAGCCCGGGGACACCGCACATCGTGACATCCAGTGTGGAGCACGACTCCATCCGcctgcccctggagcagctgagcaaGGACAGCCTGGCAG AAGCCACCTTTGTGCCCGTGTCCCCGCAGAGCGGGCGGGCCGAGGTGGACGATGTCCTCGCTGCCATCCGGCCCAACACCTGCCTGGTGTCCCTCATGTTGGCCAACAACGAGACCGGCGTCATCATG CCCGTGGCGGAGCTGAGCCAGCGCATCAGAGCCCTCAACCAGCGCAGggcggggcaggggctgccccgggTGCTGCTGCACACGGACGCGGCCCAGATGATCGGCAAGGGGCGTGTGGACGTGCAGGAGCTGGGCGTGGACTATCTCACCATCGTGGGGCACAAG TTCTATGGCCCCCGCATCGGTGCCCTGTACGTGCGCGGCCCCGGCAGCACggcccccctgcaccccctgctCTTCGGGGGGGGACAGGAGAGGAGCTTCCGCCCAGG CACCGAGAACACCCCGATGATCGCTGGCCTGGGCCAG GCTGCAGAGTTGGTGAGCAAGAACTGGGAGGCCTACGAGGCTCATATGCGGGATGTCCGTGATTACCtggaggccaggctggag GCCTcctttgggaaggagaggatCCACTTCAACAGTCGCTTTAAGGGCTCCAAGCGACTCTGCAACACCTCTAACTTCTCCATCCTGGGACCAGGCCTCCAAG ggcacagggtgCTGGCTCACTGCAAGGTGCTGCTGGCCAGCGTGGGGGCCGCCTGCCACTCGGACAAGGGGGAGCG TGGGCACAactcctcctgccagctcctcctgctcctcaagGAAACAGTGGTGGGGGCAGCTGTCACTGAGCCAGTGCCTGAGGAACCCTGTCCCCCTGACACCGGGGGTCAGCGACGTGGGAAGACGTGGGTGTCACACAGACCTGGGCTGGCTGGTGTCAGGGAACCTGCTCTCCGGGGTATTCATAGGAATAAAAgtaattgctgctgctgtggctttttccaagtaaaatgtgttttccatggGGGAAGCTGGAGTGGTTGA
- the SCLY gene encoding selenocysteine lyase isoform X3 — translation MVIHTARRHFLESQTEDSPGTPHIVTSSVEHDSIRLPLEQLSKDSLAEATFVPVSPQSGRAEVDDVLAAIRPNTCLVSLMLANNETGVIMPVAELSQRIRALNQRRAGQGLPRVLLHTDAAQMIGKGRVDVQELGVDYLTIVGHKFYGPRIGALYVRGPGSTAPLHPLLFGGGQERSFRPGTENTPMIAGLGQAAELVSKNWEAYEAHMRDVRDYLEARLEASFGKERIHFNSRFKGSKRLCNTSNFSILGPGLQGHRVLAHCKVLLASVGAACHSDKGERGHNSSCQLLLLLKETVVGAAVTEPVPEEPCPPDTGGQRRGKTWVSHRPGLAGVREPALRGIHRNKSNCCCCGFFQVKCVFHGGSWSG, via the exons ATGGTGATCCACACCGCCCGCAGGCACTTCCTCGAGAGCCAGACCGAGGACAGCCCGGGGACACCGCACATCGTGACATCCAGTGTGGAGCACGACTCCATCCGcctgcccctggagcagctgagcaaGGACAGCCTGGCAG AAGCCACCTTTGTGCCCGTGTCCCCGCAGAGCGGGCGGGCCGAGGTGGACGATGTCCTCGCTGCCATCCGGCCCAACACCTGCCTGGTGTCCCTCATGTTGGCCAACAACGAGACCGGCGTCATCATG CCCGTGGCGGAGCTGAGCCAGCGCATCAGAGCCCTCAACCAGCGCAGggcggggcaggggctgccccgggTGCTGCTGCACACGGACGCGGCCCAGATGATCGGCAAGGGGCGTGTGGACGTGCAGGAGCTGGGCGTGGACTATCTCACCATCGTGGGGCACAAG TTCTATGGCCCCCGCATCGGTGCCCTGTACGTGCGCGGCCCCGGCAGCACggcccccctgcaccccctgctCTTCGGGGGGGGACAGGAGAGGAGCTTCCGCCCAGG CACCGAGAACACCCCGATGATCGCTGGCCTGGGCCAG GCTGCAGAGTTGGTGAGCAAGAACTGGGAGGCCTACGAGGCTCATATGCGGGATGTCCGTGATTACCtggaggccaggctggag GCCTcctttgggaaggagaggatCCACTTCAACAGTCGCTTTAAGGGCTCCAAGCGACTCTGCAACACCTCTAACTTCTCCATCCTGGGACCAGGCCTCCAAG ggcacagggtgCTGGCTCACTGCAAGGTGCTGCTGGCCAGCGTGGGGGCCGCCTGCCACTCGGACAAGGGGGAGCG TGGGCACAactcctcctgccagctcctcctgctcctcaagGAAACAGTGGTGGGGGCAGCTGTCACTGAGCCAGTGCCTGAGGAACCCTGTCCCCCTGACACCGGGGGTCAGCGACGTGGGAAGACGTGGGTGTCACACAGACCTGGGCTGGCTGGTGTCAGGGAACCTGCTCTCCGGGGTATTCATAGGAATAAAAgtaattgctgctgctgtggctttttccaagtaaaatgtgttttccatggGGGAAGCTGGAGTGGTTGA